The genomic region CCAATCCCCGGTGCGGCTGAGGGCAAGAATCGCGCGCGTCCCGGCCAGATTAAAGTCGCCGATCCGCGGCTCGATTTTCTCGAAGCGGCCTACGGCTCGAAGAAGAAGATACCGGTCGAGCTGACGATCCTCGACTTCGCGCCGAATCCAAAGGAACAGAAGGAAGGCGCCGCACTCGATCCCACGCTGCTCCCGCTCGTGCGCGACATGGATGCGCTCCTCATCGTCGTGCCGCAGTTCGCCGCGATGGATCGCCAGCTCGTCGCGACGCTCGAGAGTATCGAGAGCGAGCTGGTGTTTGCCGATTTCGACCAGGCTGAGCGGCGGCTCGAGCGCCTGAAGAAGGAAAAAGGCAGCGACTTCGAACGCGCCGCGCTCGAAAAGGTGATCGGATGGCTCGAACAGGGTAAGGCGCTGCGCCAATTCGATCTGACGCCGCAGGAGCTGCAGGCTTTTTCGAGCTTCGGATTTCTCTCGCGCAAGCCTGCACTCATCGCTGTTAACTGCGAGGAGGAGCGGGCCTCTGC from Candidatus Binataceae bacterium harbors:
- a CDS encoding DUF933 domain-containing protein — encoded protein: MKTGIIGARGAGKSTVFHALTGLAPIPGAAEGKNRARPGQIKVADPRLDFLEAAYGSKKKIPVELTILDFAPNPKEQKEGAALDPTLLPLVRDMDALLIVVPQFAAMDRQLVATLESIESELVFADFDQAERRLERLKKEKGSDFERAALEKVIGWLEQGKALRQFDLTPQELQAFSSFGFLSRKPALIAVNCEEERASADVSAAEHDAVHAHGLEVFRLAAAFEAELWELDEAGQKEMLGGAGLAAPARDRLIRALYDHLGLITFYTAGEPEAHAWSLRRGESALEAAGVIHTDIARGFIRAEVVSYEDFEALKSDAKVKEAGKLRLEGRDYVMRDGDMIHIRFKV